From Alkalidesulfovibrio alkalitolerans DSM 16529, a single genomic window includes:
- a CDS encoding P-II family nitrogen regulator: protein MNLLEGFDCIVTIVNKGLSEPILTASRKAGAEGGTIIFGRGAGIREMKSIFGISIEPEKEILLTLVHESISRQVLEAIVEAGRLETPGTGIAFMLPVKGVAGICHLNCPLPERERKS, encoded by the coding sequence ATGAATTTGCTCGAAGGTTTCGACTGCATCGTGACCATCGTCAACAAGGGCCTCTCCGAGCCCATTCTCACGGCCTCGCGCAAGGCCGGGGCCGAGGGGGGAACCATCATCTTCGGCCGGGGCGCGGGCATCCGGGAAATGAAATCCATCTTCGGCATCTCCATCGAACCGGAAAAGGAGATCCTCCTGACCCTGGTACACGAAAGCATCAGCAGGCAGGTGCTGGAAGCCATCGTGGAGGCGGGCAGGCTTGAGACGCCAGGCACGGGCATCGCCTTCATGCTGCCGGTCAAGGGCGTGGCGGGCATTTGCCACCTGAACTGCCCCTTGCCCGAGCGCGAAAGAAAATCGTGA